TAAAGTTGCTTTTATGTAATGTCAAGATAGTAAAGTGATAATCCGAAACTAGGACTCGGAACCTTTCACAGCTTGGCTCCCAAATTCTTACCCTCTCAGCCATGCGTTTCTGTAGGATGAGTTATCACGCAATGAAGCATCGTGGGGCTTGTATTCCATAACATATCCATGTGGAAGCTTCAAATGTCGCTTGATTGAATCTCTTAAAGCCATCACAGCCTACAACAGCCAAGGAAAGCAAGCAAGTTTATTGCACTAATTCAGCGTTGaaccattttttttcctttatgtaaaacaaataaaataaaaagaagaaagcAAAAGTCGGTTGGAAAATAAATAATATCTCTACTTTTCTCACCACTCACCACAAGAGAAAACTTTGTCAAATTTGTGAGAGAAACAGTACAATAAAAAACACACGagagaaatcaaagaaaaaaacAGAGTTAAAATTTTCAACTTAATAGATTTCTACAAAGTATTAGGATTTGCTcctattttcttctctttattctaaGCATATTTTCTTCTCTAGTGAATTCTCTTCTTTTGACCACTTTGATCTAGACTCTATAAGCCACAAAACCTATTCAAAAGAGCCAAAGGGAAAATGAGAAAATCTAATTTCTCCATGCTATTAAGCTGTCCAAATCTCTCCTAAAATTATAATTGATTTTCATGTTGTTTATGGATCACTTTCACCTAACCTTTGTTAGACAACAAAAGGTCTCCAAATATAAGGTATAACCATGAAAAACAtaataaatcttaaaattcatATTTGATTATACTGTCAAAGTTTTCTTAATATATAACTTTCGCTAAAcaaaaaaatccagaaaacaAAACTTGCCAAAATCCAATATCTCAATAGAATTATCAAAGCCAAAGCCTAAGAATGTAAAAATCTAATTAACAAAATGGCGGTTGATCTAATATCTCTACTCATTAGGCAACGTATGTTGATATGCAGAAACTTCACTCTCAGATGGAAATATATATGCGAACAGATGCACACTTATTCAATGGACGTGGGCTCtacttaaaatataaaaaaaaaagacaaagacATACATGTATtcaaaatacataataaaaagaaTCATACATATGCACTTGTATGAGGAGACAGATTGGGATAtagtcaaagaaaaaaaaaaagggccAACAACATGTATTAAGGAATGTATATAGATTACATCtatattataatacatgtccaCACATTTTTTACACCAAAACATTACACACACTTATATAAAATCTTTATCAAATTTGCTCCAAAATACAAAAgcaatttgaatatgatatttataAAACTCTGgagtaacaaaaaaataaaacaattattaAAAGTGgtctctttttaaaaaaaaattcaattaaattaagaAAATTGGAATGTCAAGCAACTAGAAAATATTtcaattaatattaaaattaaagtATGACAAAATATAAAAATGACTAAGAAATGTAAGTCATTATATCTTTGTCAAAACATATTTATCATTGGATTCAATTCCAAACTATAATAACTACTTTCATTAAAGACACAAAGTCTAAAGTAGATTTGAATTTTATATCACAATTCTTATCAAAATAGAATTGTAAACTCCAAACTTATTCAAGTGAGATTAAAAATGAGTATCAATTCAAAACAAACTCAAAATCTCCACAATATacaaatttatcaaaaaaaaaatatttgagctACGTTTGACTAGATTCTTCCAAAGAATACGTAGACAATCTAATTACTAAGATTGGGTACAGTCACAAACTCACCAAGTTTCTTAATGAGGTCATTCACCTCAAACTTTCTAAACGAGGTCATTCACCTCAAATGGTAAGAATTTCAAAGTGAGTTAATTCTTCACAAAATTTTCAAAGATAAAAAAATGTTTGAACTACGTTTGATGTGATTCCTCCGAAGGATACGTAGGCAACCTAATTGCTAATGTTAGATATGTCACAAACTTCCCAAGTTTCTCAATGAGGTCATTCACCTCAAACTTTCCAAACGAGATCATTCACCTTAAAATCCCAAGTGATATCATTCACCTCAAACTCCTAGCTCAGATAATGAGAATTTCAGTTAATTCTTcacaaaattatcaaaaataCAAAAATCAATGAACTACGTTTGACTTGATTCCTTTATCGGATACGTAGGCAATTTAGTCGTTAAAACTAAGTGCAGTCACAAATACTACAAATTCCCAAAGGTCTCAAATATAAAACTCTCAAAATTCCATAAAAATTCATTCACCTCAATAATATTTCCTAACttccaaaaatatcaaataatttCATGATAAGGTCATCTATTGGAATTTCGTAAATTTCTAAAATTACTTAGGATTCTTAAATGCTCATCCGCCAGAATTCTTCTAGTCACTTTCTAAAATATCACATTCATAACTACAAAGCGGCTTACCCTCAACTAGGGTATGTACCAGAATTTTTCCACTCACTTTCTAAAATATCACATTCAGAACTACAAAGTGACATGATTCCTCAACCAGGGTATGTAGGCAGCTCAGTCAACCAAATTTATTGAGTTCAACCACAATTCCAAATTCACCCAAATTTTCCCCAAAATTCAACAAGTAATTAATCACACCGTAATTGGAATCAAAAGATGTTCCTTTATACAACAAAAATTGTAATTAAGAGGATATTCTTACAATCTTGGATGGGTTGACTCAAATTAATAAATTTGGCATAGGTGAAATTGTGTTTGGCATTAATTTTAATATGTAAAAATTTAAAGAATTTGTCTAACATTCAGATATACAAAAGTACAAATACACATAATACATTATCACCAACCTGGTGATCAGATGCATCTCTGTTCCAGACACTTAATATATCCTCATTGAAACGAATGCTCAACACTGCCCCACATATGTTATCTCCATAATCGAGTTGATCACCAACCAATGCAAGGACCTGCATGCACCAAAATTATGACTTTCAAGTTGCACCATTGAGAGAGCCACCTCTCATGGTTTTTTTATCTAATTTATTTAAATCACATAACTGCAATATCCCTCCAATTGagaaaatgaaaaacatgcaGCCACTGTTATGGATTCTTTCTAGAAATcatttcttttcagacttcttgGAATGCAAGAGACTGCATTGTCTAAATTGACAGTAACAAAATTTCAATCATATTAGTACACAATCACACAGATGACAGTTTAAACAACTTCAAAGGATTTTCCTTTTTCTACAGTGAAAAATACATAAACTTTACAATATCAATTTTAAGAaagcaataaaaaaaaatctgaattGTTTAGGTTCACATCAGAAAACCATCGCATAGAATCCGGAGTACGTAAAGAGACCAGAAATACATATTTACGTTAGCCAATTCCCCATATGTATAGGAATGGTTTGTAAATcaatttcttcctttttttttataaatatatatgtgtgtatcaaGATCTTtcagttaaaataaaataataacgaGTAATTTTGAGGCTTACACCTCAGAAGTGCCTTGAACTTGCATCTCTCCTCACTTAAAGTAAAACACCTCAGTACCCAGACTTTCTAAATATTGCTCAGAAAGCTATTAGGTTGTTCAACCTTCAAAGAAACACACACACTACAAGAGCAAACACATATTTCTAAATAATTAACAATGAGATGAATAGAATGAAACCAAATATTTGAAAAAACttccaaattttatttttgttgtgtgTGTGCAGGATTTTGATATCTTGATGCAAAAAACGTTCTTTACATACAACATTGTGAAATATAATGCCAGCAGAAAACATTGTTTGTCCTTACCAAATCCTCCCAGAAACGGCCTGATACAACCTTTTTGAAACGTACTATCCACTTGCCACCATTACGGTTTGCAGAGTCCTAACCAGCCAAACAAGAAAAGAACAAATATAAAGTACTTCATAGAGaatgaaattttaaaattgggAAATATCTAAAGACACATGGCCAGGTTTCAGATGTCCACCTCCCATAAAGGTCGAATTCCCTCCTTGAAAAGATGCAGGTCTGTCGGGCTTGGCAAAGAAGACGGACGGGCCAGGTGGCAATAAGCGAACCAAAAACCTTCAACCTAGATGTTCGCAGCAGAAAAAGAACTTAATTGAGAAAGTCTTActactctttttctttttttttgtggGG
This genomic interval from Humulus lupulus chromosome 8, drHumLupu1.1, whole genome shotgun sequence contains the following:
- the LOC133796737 gene encoding eukaryotic translation initiation factor NCBP gives rise to the protein MESVSEKEKKHSDNSTTTDNANNPHSLQDSSSAAADNFSSTDSQEFRERITRDLKAGLHPLRQKLIFWYTRRTPGVRNQTSYEDNIKRIVEFSTVEGFWFAYCHLARPSSLPSPTDLHLFKEGIRPLWEDSANRNGGKWIVRFKKVVSGRFWEDLVLALVGDQLDYGDNICGAVLSIRFNEDILSVWNRDASDHQAVMALRDSIKRHLKLPHGYVMEYKPHDASLRDNSSYRNAWLRG